In the genome of Calothrix sp. PCC 6303, the window GTTCCTAGCTTCACTCTATAGATAACGAGTCTATTCGGTGTAGGCAGATAGGGATTCAAGCATGAACCTTGCTGGTAGGACTTACACCTACATAATCTGAGAGTTCAACCATTGTTGGTTGGCTTAGTTATGTACGGGCTGATTACCGTGATTCACTAAGCAACGAATCGCACTACTTGGTAAGCGCTAGACATTGCTTTTTGGAGGATGGCGCAATCCGCCAATAAACCCTAGCTGTAGGACGGTTTTCTTTTGTGTATTTAGCAAAAGAAAAAGGCATCGCCATACCAACAATAAATAAGAAGAAAGGAAACACTAAATCTGTTGGCGTACAACCATGCCATTCAGCATGTTCTAAGGGAGGATAAATAGAATCCCAACTACCAGGATTATTAACCAAAATCATCGAAGCGATCGCTATTCCTCGGAATACATCCAGAGAGACAAGTCGGTTACTATTTTGGGTCGGTAGAGTAAGTGATTTCACGAAGTTAGTATAATTTTTAGATAGATTTATTTTACCCTAAGATAATTTCCAGAATAAAAATTACCAGTCAATATGATTGTATAGAGCGTAGCTTGCTTCGGGAGCAGTACGCCTTCTTAAATCCCTCTTAAAATATAGGTAAAATAATTTTGAGAAATCACCTAAGGAACGTGGATTAAATAAAGTGTAAAAGTAGGGCGTGTAACCTGAACGTAACGCACCACTCCAGGTTCAATCAGAATTGCAGGTTATTAAATTTGGATTCCTCAGTCATACACCGAGTGACTTCTGTCAGTAGCTGCTACGCATTTAGGTTTGTTTAGCGACATAGCTAAATATCTGAAGGGGATTGAAGTTGTTAATATTTAATAACTAATACTGAGAAAGTTAACAAAACTTACATAGAAAAGTAGCCTTTTAGTAACTATTAGCACTTTCAGATTGCTGTTACTAAGCAATATTATTCAACTTGTAGCTAATTATTTGCAGTTGCTCAGGTAGCAATCTTAGCATTCTAATTGTTGAAAATTCATTGCATCTAACGATAAGAGTCTTTTTCTACATCGTCATGATTACATGACATAATTGAAAACATATAGTAAATATTATCAATAAGTCATGGTTGTTGCAAATTGCTCCAAATATTTGTTATATTCTCATCTGACAGCCTTTATTGAGAAAGATTAGTATGTCTGTCTACACTACGACTTCACTGAAAGCAGAACTTAACGAACGTGGCTGGCGCTTAACCCCTCAGAGGGAAGTTATCTTGCATATTTTTCAAGAACTTCCTCAAGGTGAGCATCTCAGCGCTGAGGATCTTTATGAACGCCTAGAAGCGGATGGGGAGGGTATTAGCCTATCCACCATTTATCGGACGCTTAAATTGATGGCGAGAATGGGAATCTTGAGGGAATTGGAACTGGGAGAAGGGCATAAGCACTATGAAATTAACCAGCCCTATCCCCACCACCATCACCACCTAATTTGTGTTAGATGTAATTCGACAATAGAATTCAAGAACGACTCAATTTTAAAGACAGGAGCAAAGACAGCACAAAAAGAAGGTTATCACCTTCTTGATTGTCAATTGACGATTCATGCTGTTTGTCCTAAGTGTCAACGAGCTTTAATGCCTGTTTAAGGTGATGTTAGTTGATCAAGATAGTATTTTTAGTCTTGTGAGCAAATTTTTCGGACACATATTTTGGAATGGATTTCCCTAAAAATTGATTGGTGCGAAAACAACACTAAAATAATCCTATTGGTAGCAACTGAGTATACTAAGCAAATTTTGGATATTCTGAATAGGGAATCTCTGATATAAATTCGTAATACCTGCCGTTGCAGAAACTATACTCCAATAGCAGGAATCGAACTCAATTAATAGTGGCTGGCTAGAAATGCAGGAAAGTTAACTAAGTTTGTCTTCGGCATCTGAATATGACAAAGACCTAAACTTAGCTATAAAAATTGCCGCTTTGAGAAGCGGATACTTAAAAAATGAGTAATGAGTAATGAGTAATAAGTCTGTTTTGTAACGGGAATTTAACAAGGAACCTTTGCGGGGTCATCGGGCGCAAGCAAACGTGCCGCCCCCACACAAAACCCTCTGCCGTCGTTAGGCATGGAAGTTAGACCCCCAAATGCTCTTAAATTCCGATTATTTCTTCAACTTTGCTCAAATTTACTCGAATTTAACCATTAACTATCAATCAAAACTGTCCGTTTTTGACATCTTTGAGGCTGATACCGTAATATTGCTGTGCCTGTTTGATGGCTCGCTTGGTATCGTCTCCCAAAACTCCGTTAAGGGGACCTTTGTAAAAACCTCTCGCGTTGAGTCGGCGTTGGATTTCTAGGGTCTCAAATTCGCTTTTGGGAGTATTTTTTACCTGTTCGTATAATTTGCCACGGGTTGTGCTGCCAGCAATGCCACTGGCTGCTAAATAATTCTCGGTTTGGAAGCGTTTGACCGCATCGGCGGTGAAAGCACCGAAGTATCCGTTAGGTTGTCCAGTTAAGTATCCAGCTTGAATAAGTTGTTGCTGGAGTACCCTTACAGCTTCACCGCGATCGCCTAAACGTAATTTATCAGGATCTGCTTGACGGGTTGGTGTTTCTTCACCGTAACCGATGTTGTTGGGGGGAAGTCGGCGGATGGTGGCAGAACCTACAATTCCGTCATTTTTGAGGTTGTATGCTGTTTGAAAGCGCTTTACAGCTTCTTCGGTGATGGGACCAAAGATTCCGGTGGAGTTGCCGAAATAATAACCAGCAATTCTCAAACGTTCTTGGAGGATGCGGACATCTTCTCCTTCGTCTCCCCGTTGAATGAAGTTGGGATTAGTTACTTTGTTTCTTCTAACAGCTTGGGTAACTGGGGTTTTTGCTTGGACGTTTTGTAATTTTGGTTTGGTGGTTTGGGTAGCCACTACTTTCGGCTTATTGGCTGGTTTTGCGGCTGCGGGGGGTCGCCATTTTTCTAATTTACCGAGGGTTGTCGGTCCAGCAATGCCGTTTGTTTGGAGATTGACGGATTTTTGAAACTTTTTGACTGCTTCTTCGGTACGGACATCATATACTTGGGTGATGGCTGCTTGATAAAAGCCTGCTTGCTTCAAATCAGATTGCAGTTCCCGTACTGAAGGACCGCGATCGCCTTTTTGCAGAGCGAATGCACCATTAATTGATGAAAAAATCGCCAAGGTTAGGGCTAGGGGTAGCATGTATCGCCAAGCACGACCTGATAGCTTGCTCCAATCTGGTGCAGCTGCTTTGTTAAGGAAGGAACCGATGGAAATTAGTTCATCGGGACAATCTTCTTCGTAATCAAAAGCTAAGTGTAAATACGCAAGATTTTCCATGTTTTTCTCTACTGCACTTAAAAATTCTGCTTATTTTTGTTTGCCAACTTGAATTTATTTATCAGTCAGGTTTCCCAGCAAAGTCGAGCTATCAGTTGCCGATTAAATTCTCCATCGCCTTTTTCCTGTTGACTTTTCCTAGATTTAAACCAATTTAAATTAGTTGGCTTTCGATAGTAGCTTCGGCTTCATGTACTAAGTTTCGCAGATTTTCCAGCGTTTGTATACTGACATCCTGCCATAAATTTCGCTGGTGTGCTTCTAGCAACCTCTCAGCAATATCACGGAGGGCATGGGGGTTTTTCTGCTGGATGAAATCGGCAATCTGAGAATTAAATAAATAAGCTTGGGCAACACCTTCGTACATATAGTTTTCGACGCATTTGGTGGTGGCATCGTAGGCAAATAAGAAGTCTACTGTTGCTGCCATTTCAAAGGCACCTTTGTAACCGTGACGCATCATCCCATCAATCCATTTGGGATTGACAACCCGTGAACGGTAAACCCTGGCGATTTCTGATTTAAGTTGACGGACGCGGGGGTTAGCAGGGATTGAGTTGTCTCCAAAGTAGGTTGTGGGGTTTTTGCCTTGTTGACATCTGACTGCTGCGGTTAAGCCACCTTGGAATTGATAATAGTCATCGGAATCTAGTAAATCATGTTCCCGGTTGTCTTGGTTTTGTAATACTATCTGCATTCCTTGGAGACGTTGTTGGAAGGCTTCGGGTGCCGCGATTCCGGTTTTTTTACTGCTATAAGCGTAGGAACTCCAATTTGTGTAAGCGCGGGCTAAATCTTCGTCACTATCCCAATTTTGGGATTCTATTAAGCCTTGGAGTCCGGCACCATACGCACCGGGTTTAGAGCCAAAAATCCGATAATGCGATCGCGCTTTAGCTTCATCTATATCTATACCTTGGTTTTGCCAAAATTCTGTTTCTTGGCGGACTTGCGCTGCTAGGGGGTTTTGCTCATCGGGTTCATCTAATGCTGCCACACTGACGACAGCTTGGTCAAATAAGTCTATCAAATTTGGGAAGGCATCGCGGAAAAATCCGGAAACTCTTAATGTGACATCGATACGTGGTCTACCGAGGAGTGAAAGGGGGACGATTTCTAAGTCGATGACACGTCTGGCGTTACCATCCCATACTGGTTGGACACCTAGTAATGCTAATGCCTGGGAAATATCATCGCCGCCTGTTCGCATCATGGCGGTACCCCACAGGGAAATTGCTAGTGTTTTGGGATACTCGCCATTTTCTTGGGTGTAACATTCAACTACGGCTTCTGCTGCCTTTCTACCAACATCCCAGGCTGATTCTGTGGGTACGGCACGGATGTCTACTGAGTAAAAATTTTTGCCAGTTGGTAGCACTTCTGGTCGTCCGCGTGTAGGGGCACCAGATGCGGCACTGGGAACATATTCCCCGTTGAGTCCCGCGAGAAGGTTAATGATTTCCGAGTCGGTTTGTCGCAAGGCTGGGAGGAGATGGGATTGAATCCAGGAGAGGGAGTGAAGCAGGGGGAGTGGGGGAGTGGGGGAGTGGGGGAGTGGGGGAGTGAGGGAGTGGGGGAGTGGGGGAGTGGGGGAGGAATCTTTACTGTTCTTACTCTGTTCAATCTGTTTATGCTTTGGTGCGTCTATATTTGAGGTGTTGAAGTCCTGGAAAATCTGCCCCAATTCATCTTCTCCCCCTGCTCCCTGCCCCCTGCCCCAATTCATCTTCTCCCCTGCCTCTTCTATGATTGCATCTACCATCACGGCGGCTTCAGCTTCCAGGGTTTCGACTGCATCACCTATATTATATTGAGGATGGGGGGATTTTTGTTGGAGGATTTCGGTCTGAGAGGGTGTGAGGAGGGTGCTAAAGTTAGCAGTTAGGGGGTCTAAGTCTAAGCCCCAATCTTCAGCTATGGCGCGGGTGAGTCCATTTTGGTGGCGGTTGGGGTGACGTGCGATCGCTATAATTAAATCACGCAGTTGGGTACCGCTGGGACATTTGCCGAAGATGTGTAAACCGTCTCTGATTTGGGCTTCTTTGAGTTCGCAGAGATATCCATCTAATTGATTGATGGGGAGTTCTTCGGGGTTTTCTGCTGTTGTTTCCAACATTCCTAAATCTAAGTTGAGGTTCTCTGTCTCCACTAGTTGGCGAATGCGATCGCGTAATGCTGACAATCGGCTAGGATCTAAGCTGGCGGCTTCATAATATTCATCAATCAAGTTTTCCAAGTTTTGTAGGGAGCCATATAACTCGGCGCGGGTCAAAGGTGGGGTAAGATGGTCAATAATTACCGCTTGACTGCGGCGTTTGGCTTGGGAACCTTCCCCAGGATCGTTGACAATAAAAGGATATAAATTCGGCATCGCACCTAAGGCAACTTCGGGAAAACAAGTTTCCGATAAGGCGATACTTTTACCAGGCAACCATTCTAAATTTCCATGTTTCCCCACATGTACCACTGCATCCGCACCAAAGGTTTCCCGCACCCAGTAATAGTAAGCTAAGTAGGCGTGGGTTGGTTCTAAATCGGGGGCATGGTAATTTAAACTGGGGTCTATGTCATAACCCCGTGATGGTTGGATGCCAATGAAGATATTTCCCAGTTGAATTCCGGGAATCGGGAATTGAACCCCTCCCCAACCCTCCCCGCTAGCGGAGAGGGTGCGCGATAGCGCGGGTGGGGTTCCGCCAGAAATTGTTTCTCCCCTGCTCCCTGCTCCCTGCTCCCCTGCTTCTTTTCCCCAACGTTGATTTACACTACTTTGAATAGATTCGGGCAATGTGGCAAAGTATTCTTGGTAGGTTTCCCCGGATAAACTTTGACGAACTGGACGTAATTCCCTACCTTCAGGATCATTTGTAATGCTTGCTGTGAGAATTTTAATTAATTCATCCCCATCTTGGGGAATATCTCCTACTTCGTAACCTGCTTCTTTCAAAGCTACTAAAATTTCTACACAACTTTGGGGAGTATCCAAACCCACACCATTCGCCAAACGTCCATCACGGTTGGGATAATTTGCCAAAATCAAAGCAATACGTCGTTTTTGAGGAGATTTACGACGTAAGCGTATCCAATTAGCTGCTAACTGGGCTACAAAATTTATGCGATCGCTTACTGGCTCATAGCATACTACATCCGTTTGTAATTCAGGATGTCTGCTTTGGGTAGCTTTGAAAGATACGGCACGACTAATTATTCTCCCATCAACTTCTGGTAATGCCACATTTATCGCCATATCACGGGGAGAAAGTCCCTTAAAGTCGCTTTTCCACTGTTCAAATCCACCACTACTGAGAATAACTTGGAAAACCGGGACATTTAATTGTTGCCAAAGTTCAGTTTGCGGGGTTTCACTTTCCAATTTAGCCAAGGAAAAACTAGTAGTATTCAGTAAAAGAGCAATATTTCTCTCTCCCCCTGCCTCCCCTTCTCCCCCTTCTCCCCCTTCTCCCCCTGCTTCCCCTGCCTCCCCTTCTCCCCCTGCTTCCCCTTCTCCCCCACTCCTCCACTCCCCCACTCTCCCCATGGGTTGAAAGATGCTTTCTAACTCCTGTTGTACCTCTATTTCCCGCAGGGAAGAAACAAACACGGGTACAGCTTCTAAGTTATATTTTTCTAAAGCCTGACATAAAGCATCTATTACCTGAGTATTTCCTGCTAAGTAATGGGCACGGTAAAATAATATGCCTACTTTTGATTTTGCGGAAACAGATACTTCTCCCTGCCTCTTTGTTGAGCAAATTGGAGATAAATACCTACCAACACGGGGAACAATTTGCGGTAAGGGAGGATTAAACGTTGTTGAAAGACAACAATCAGAGATATATTTAAGGGCGTTAACAAAATTATCGGTACCACCTTCATTAAAGTAACGCCAAATTTGGTTTACTTTAGTCAAAGGCAAAGTTGAGTGCGACATTAAATTTTGGTCAAGAGCATCGTCTCCTGGCATTACAATGAGAGTTGTACCATTGCGTTCCGCTATTTCCTGCACAACCTCAAAACCATAACTCCAATAGGAACGTCCACCTATTAAACGGATGACAATTACTTGAGCCAGTTCTAAAATTTGTTCAGCATAGGTATCAATTACTATTTGCTGCTGTAACTGTAGGAGATTGGTGACTCTAAATGTCGGAAATGTTTTTGGTAATTTGGGAAGCGCAGCTGCTAGTGTTTGAATATCTGTATCAGCAGCCGTAATCAACACTAGGGGGGCTGGAGTCTGTTCAACAAAAATTATACCTTCAGATTGGGAATTCCATCCCACCGATGTTGCGTTAGTACGATGCATAATCCCTACTAAACCTCTGACGATTTTCTCTCAAAAGACATTGACGATTGTTTATCTGTCAGTCACACCCTCGTTTCTCTTAATTTTTTCACATGCCTAGTTTCCCTAATTTGAGCTTTCCTAAAACCATATCCACAGATGTTTTTAATCAACTTGGAGAATTGTTAGAGCAGATGGCTCAATCTTTAGATACTAGCAGTTTAGTGTTGACTGAAGATATTCTGATGCGAATTCCGGTACCTGGGGAATGGCAAAGACAACGCTTCACTTTGGTGGTTTCTCCTGGGTTTAACGGGTTATTGCGAGGAGAAATCGAGGAAGATTACCTCAATTCTACTTCTATCGGCATCGAAATAGACCGGGAAAATATCCCAATGTTGGCTAGTAGCTTGATGTTTGATGTGAATGCGATCGCCTCTTTCATTTTAGAGCTAAAAAACCTTTTCTCTCTCAATAGCCAAATTTCCCAAAACCTGGAATATCACCACCGTCAATTAGCTCCCAATGATGCCCAGATTCAGGAAAGGTTCACACTTCTATTATTATCCTCCCTGCTGACACCAGAAATAGAATCATCTCCAAATAAGAATAATTCTAATGCATCAGGTTCTGTTTGTGCGCCCATCGAAGCTGCATTACTCAAACAAATATCCCAAGAAAAATTATTAAATCAAGTCACAACTCAGATTCGCAAAAGCTTGGATTTATCTGTAATTATCCAAACTGCCATCAATCAAGTGCGGAAATTTCTCGAATTAGATAGATTAGTCGTCTATAAGTTTGGAGAAGCTGCCACAACAGATGCTATAGAAACAAGCCACCAACAAGAAACCATAAATTATATTGGTTGTATTGTCTATGAAACAATCGCCAATCAGACGATTTCATCAGTTTTAAACTACTGTGAAGAAACCTGTTTTCAAGACACAACAGAATGCTGGAATAAATACAGTCAAGGTTTCACCTTAGCAATCGATAACGTCGAAGAAAGCTATCATTTAGAACCCTGTTTATTAAACTTTTTACGCCAAAGTCAAGTTAAAGCCAAATTAATTGCCCCAATCGTCTTTGAAAACAAATTATGGGGACTGCTGATTGCCCATCAATGTTCCACAACCCGAAATTGGACAGAAAGTGAGAAAATACTCCTAAGCTCGGTAGGGGAGCAGTTAGCCATCGCTATTCAGCAAGCTGGATTAATGCAATCTCTGACTCAAGAAAAAGAGAACTTGGAGCAGCGTGTATTCGAGCGGACAATGGCACTCCACGATGCATTGGCTGCCGCCGAAGCCGCCAGTCGTATACGCAGCGAGTTTTTAGCCACCATCAGTCACGAACTTCTGACTCCGTTAACCTACGTAATTGGAATGTCAGATACACTACTAAAATGGTCATTTGGAGAACTTTCAGAACGTCAAAGAAATTATTTACAAACCATCCATGATAGTGGTGAACATTTATTAGAAATGATTCACGACATCCTAGACTTATCGCAAATTGAAGCAGGGAAAGCAGCATTAAATATCAGCGAGTTTTCCTTGACAACTATGGTTGAAAAAACCACAGAATCATTAAAAACCAAAGCAGCCAAACAGCAAATTAATTTTACGGTAGATATACAGTTTAATCAAGAACGCGATCGCTTTACCGCAGACGCACGCCGAATTCAACAAATCTTAGAAAATCTCCTTAGCAATGCCATCAAATTTACCCCAGAACAGGGAAGTGTCATCCTCAGAATTTGGAGGGAAGAAAACAACGCAGTTTTCCAAATCGAAGACACCGGAATTGGAATTCCTGAAGAACAACAACCACGATTGTTTGAAAAGTTTCACCAACTTGAAACTAACTATTCACGGAAGTATGAAGGAACAGGCTTAGGATTGGCTCTCACGAAGCAACTTGTGGAAATGCATCGCGGCAGAATTGAAGTAGAATCCACAGTTGATATTGGCTCAATTTTTACAGTTTGGATACCCGTACAAGTGAGAAATGATGAATTATAGCCATAGCCATATCAAGCAGGTAAACGGATATAAAACTCAGTACCTTGACCTAACTGTGACTTCACTTCTAAACTACCACCATGTTTTTCTACCACAATCTGACGGGCGATCGCCAATCCTAATCCTGTCCCTTTATCCACGCCTTTCGTGGTAAACAAATGGTCAAAAATTCTGGATTTTACCTCTTCAGGCATACCTTTACCATTATCGCGGATGTAGATTTCAACTGCGCCTTGTTCAGTGAGTGTAGTTTTAATCGTGATTTTCTGGGGATTGACTTTCAGATCCGCCAAAGAAGATTGTTGGGCGGTTTCATCAAAGGCATCGATGGCATTCGCCAAAATATTCATAAACACCTGGTTTAACTGCCCAGGTAAGCATTTGATCTTGGGCAAGTCACCGTAGTTTTGAATGACTTGAATGGCAGGACGATAATCGTTGGCTTTAATGCGGTATTTGAGAATCAGCAGCGTACTATCAATACCTTCGTGCAGATCAGCGCTGACTTTGTGATCATTATCGGCACGGGAAAAAGTACGTAGGCTGGTGCTGATGTCTGTGATGCGGTCAGTTGCACGTTGCATTGAATCTAGTAACTTGGGTAAATCTTCACTAAGGTATTTCAGATCAATATCTTCTGCATGTTTTTCAACTGGATTGGCAGCATTCGGATGATGTTGCTGATAAAGGGCTATGTGTTCGAGGAGGTATTGGATATACTCTTTGGTATTGTTGATACTGCCATTCAGGAAACCGATAGGATTATTTATTTCGTGTGCCACCCCAGCAACTAAGTTGCCCAAAGATGCCATTTTTTCGCCTTGCACCATTTGCAATTGGGTGTTTTGTAAGGCTTGTGCGGCTTCCTCAAGTTCTTGAGATTTTTTCAGAATGATGGCTTCGGCGACTTTGCGATGGGTAATGTCTTCAATCGTGATCAAAATACCAATGACATTGCTATTTGAATCGCGCAGTGGAATTTTACTAGTACTGAGCCAGGATTGGGAGCCATCAGGTTTTTGTTGGGTTTCGACAATGTTGAGTTCAGCTTGTCCAGATTCCATGATGCGGCGATCGCATTCTTGATACCACTCTATTTCTTCAGGGGTAAAAGAAAAATCATAATCAGTTTTACCTACAATTTGATCTGGCGATTCCAGATTCAGAATCTTAGCTGCGTTAGTATTACAACCCAAAAATGTCGAGTTGCGGTCTTTCCAAATCACGATCTGTGGAATGTTGTCAATTAACGACTTCAAAAACTGCTGAGAAGCTTGTATTTGCTGTTGCAAAAACGATTGGGGATAGCCATGAGCTAAATCTTGGACTTTGGCGACGGGGCTATATGACTGTTGGGGAATCGGCAAGCGATCGCTTAAATCATTCAGCCCTAGTTCAAACGCTGCAATTTTTCCTAGTTTTTTCCATTGAGTTAAACACTGTTCCAAATCATGCTTCAGTCCCAACGCGCTTTGATAGCGATCTTCGGCATTCTTTGCCATGAGTTTAGTGACGATCGCCGCCACCATTGGGGGTACATCTGCCTTTACATAATTTATCGGCACGGGTACCTTTGCAATATGACAATGAATTAGCTCCAATGGGTCATCCGATGTAAATGGTAATATCCCTGTCAACAGTTGATACAGAGTTACACCTAAACCATAGAAATCTGCACGGTAATCGATGCCGCGATTCATTTGCCCGGTTTGTTCGGGAGCTAGATATGCCAGGGTACCTTCCAATCCTTGCGGACATTGGATTTCCCGAGTCTCCTTCGGCAATAAGGAGGCAATACTAAAGTCAATTAGCTTGACTTGTTTCGACTCCGGGTGAATTAAAATATTAGTGGGTTTGATGTCTTTATGCACCACCTGATGATGCCACAGATCATGGAGAATATCGGCAATTTGGAGGGCGATTGTCAACACATCAGTCATATCTAGGGACTGCTGCTGGATATACTTTCCTAAAGATACCCCACCACAATCTTCCATCACCAAGACATAACCGTTCCCCAGTGGTTCTAGACTTAAGGGTCGAACAATTCCATGAATAGGCAGATGTTTAGTAATTGTATACTGATTGCGAAACTGCACCAATTCCTCAAAACTTGGATAATCGCGTCGTACCACCTTAATCACCACGGAACATTGTTGGGCATTCTGCACCGCTCGATACACTGCTGTGCGAGATCCCACATACAGTTCCTCAAGAATAGTATAGCCAGGCATTTCAGGCAATGAATTAGGATTAATACTCGCAAAAAGTGCCATATTTTTAGGTGGGTTTCATCACTTTTATCTAGTTGAATTACCTCTAGTATTCCCAGATATTTTGGGAATCGCACCCCAAATGATGCCAAATTAGGGTTAATTGAACTATTACGCAGTAAGCCCCTGCTGAATTTGGTACTCCGAATCAGTATGGGTGATTCACACTTAGATGTCCAGTTTAATCAAGAACGCGATCGCTTTACCGCAGATGCACGCCAAATTCAACAAATCTTAGAAAATCTCCTTAGCAACATCTCAAAATACCCCTACTGCCCACTGCCTTCTTCAATCCTTCTGCCTTCATGTACTAATTTCTTCTTCCGAATCCGAAAAAGTTTTAATTTGGCTATCTAAATTGCTAAGTAGCCTATTTAGAACAGTAAGTGATTCTATTTGTTCATTACTCACATTTGGATTTTGTAACATCTGTTCCTGTAGTTCATGCAACTTATATCTAAGTTGTTGAGAAATACTAACTGCATCACGACTTAAGCGTGATATTTGCTGCTTTTGATAGAACTTTAATGCAGCACCTTTGAGTACTTGCAGTGTTGCCTCTTCACCATACATTCCTGGCATAAAACGCAACCGCAACAATAAGCGTTTTTGCTGATATAGATATTCTTTTTCAACCTGTTTAGCTTCAGTCAAAGTCCCTACAGGTAAATTAGCAAACTTTTTGACTTCATTAATTGCCCCTTGAAAAACAGAGAGAGGTAATTTTTCTAA includes:
- the cobN gene encoding cobaltochelatase subunit CobN, which gives rise to MHRTNATSVGWNSQSEGIIFVEQTPAPLVLITAADTDIQTLAAALPKLPKTFPTFRVTNLLQLQQQIVIDTYAEQILELAQVIVIRLIGGRSYWSYGFEVVQEIAERNGTTLIVMPGDDALDQNLMSHSTLPLTKVNQIWRYFNEGGTDNFVNALKYISDCCLSTTFNPPLPQIVPRVGRYLSPICSTKRQGEVSVSAKSKVGILFYRAHYLAGNTQVIDALCQALEKYNLEAVPVFVSSLREIEVQQELESIFQPMGRVGEWRSGGEGEAGGEGEAGEAGGEGGEGGEGEAGGERNIALLLNTTSFSLAKLESETPQTELWQQLNVPVFQVILSSGGFEQWKSDFKGLSPRDMAINVALPEVDGRIISRAVSFKATQSRHPELQTDVVCYEPVSDRINFVAQLAANWIRLRRKSPQKRRIALILANYPNRDGRLANGVGLDTPQSCVEILVALKEAGYEVGDIPQDGDELIKILTASITNDPEGRELRPVRQSLSGETYQEYFATLPESIQSSVNQRWGKEAGEQGAGSRGETISGGTPPALSRTLSASGEGWGGVQFPIPGIQLGNIFIGIQPSRGYDIDPSLNYHAPDLEPTHAYLAYYYWVRETFGADAVVHVGKHGNLEWLPGKSIALSETCFPEVALGAMPNLYPFIVNDPGEGSQAKRRSQAVIIDHLTPPLTRAELYGSLQNLENLIDEYYEAASLDPSRLSALRDRIRQLVETENLNLDLGMLETTAENPEELPINQLDGYLCELKEAQIRDGLHIFGKCPSGTQLRDLIIAIARHPNRHQNGLTRAIAEDWGLDLDPLTANFSTLLTPSQTEILQQKSPHPQYNIGDAVETLEAEAAVMVDAIIEEAGEKMNWGRGQGAGGEDELGQIFQDFNTSNIDAPKHKQIEQSKNSKDSSPTPPLPHSLTPPLPHSPTPPLPLLHSLSWIQSHLLPALRQTDSEIINLLAGLNGEYVPSAASGAPTRGRPEVLPTGKNFYSVDIRAVPTESAWDVGRKAAEAVVECYTQENGEYPKTLAISLWGTAMMRTGGDDISQALALLGVQPVWDGNARRVIDLEIVPLSLLGRPRIDVTLRVSGFFRDAFPNLIDLFDQAVVSVAALDEPDEQNPLAAQVRQETEFWQNQGIDIDEAKARSHYRIFGSKPGAYGAGLQGLIESQNWDSDEDLARAYTNWSSYAYSSKKTGIAAPEAFQQRLQGMQIVLQNQDNREHDLLDSDDYYQFQGGLTAAVRCQQGKNPTTYFGDNSIPANPRVRQLKSEIARVYRSRVVNPKWIDGMMRHGYKGAFEMAATVDFLFAYDATTKCVENYMYEGVAQAYLFNSQIADFIQQKNPHALRDIAERLLEAHQRNLWQDVSIQTLENLRNLVHEAEATIESQLI
- a CDS encoding peptidoglycan-binding domain-containing protein translates to MENLAYLHLAFDYEEDCPDELISIGSFLNKAAAPDWSKLSGRAWRYMLPLALTLAIFSSINGAFALQKGDRGPSVRELQSDLKQAGFYQAAITQVYDVRTEEAVKKFQKSVNLQTNGIAGPTTLGKLEKWRPPAAAKPANKPKVVATQTTKPKLQNVQAKTPVTQAVRRNKVTNPNFIQRGDEGEDVRILQERLRIAGYYFGNSTGIFGPITEEAVKRFQTAYNLKNDGIVGSATIRRLPPNNIGYGEETPTRQADPDKLRLGDRGEAVRVLQQQLIQAGYLTGQPNGYFGAFTADAVKRFQTENYLAASGIAGSTTRGKLYEQVKNTPKSEFETLEIQRRLNARGFYKGPLNGVLGDDTKRAIKQAQQYYGISLKDVKNGQF
- a CDS encoding Fur family transcriptional regulator — translated: MSVYTTTSLKAELNERGWRLTPQREVILHIFQELPQGEHLSAEDLYERLEADGEGISLSTIYRTLKLMARMGILRELELGEGHKHYEINQPYPHHHHHLICVRCNSTIEFKNDSILKTGAKTAQKEGYHLLDCQLTIHAVCPKCQRALMPV
- a CDS encoding GAF domain-containing protein gives rise to the protein MPSFPNLSFPKTISTDVFNQLGELLEQMAQSLDTSSLVLTEDILMRIPVPGEWQRQRFTLVVSPGFNGLLRGEIEEDYLNSTSIGIEIDRENIPMLASSLMFDVNAIASFILELKNLFSLNSQISQNLEYHHRQLAPNDAQIQERFTLLLLSSLLTPEIESSPNKNNSNASGSVCAPIEAALLKQISQEKLLNQVTTQIRKSLDLSVIIQTAINQVRKFLELDRLVVYKFGEAATTDAIETSHQQETINYIGCIVYETIANQTISSVLNYCEETCFQDTTECWNKYSQGFTLAIDNVEESYHLEPCLLNFLRQSQVKAKLIAPIVFENKLWGLLIAHQCSTTRNWTESEKILLSSVGEQLAIAIQQAGLMQSLTQEKENLEQRVFERTMALHDALAAAEAASRIRSEFLATISHELLTPLTYVIGMSDTLLKWSFGELSERQRNYLQTIHDSGEHLLEMIHDILDLSQIEAGKAALNISEFSLTTMVEKTTESLKTKAAKQQINFTVDIQFNQERDRFTADARRIQQILENLLSNAIKFTPEQGSVILRIWREENNAVFQIEDTGIGIPEEQQPRLFEKFHQLETNYSRKYEGTGLGLALTKQLVEMHRGRIEVESTVDIGSIFTVWIPVQVRNDEL